GCCAGGGCACGCTGGTGGTGGAAAAGCCCGCCGGCACCGTCGCCCTGCCCGAAGTCACGGTGTCCGCCGTGGGCGAGACCACGACCACCGAAGGCTCGGGCTCCTACACCACGGGACTGATGAGCACGTCCACCAAGCTGCCGCTGTCCATCCGCGAGACGCCCCAGTCGCTGACCGTGGTCACGCGCCAGAAGATGGACGACCAGGGCATGCTGTCCATCGACGATGTGGCCAACAGCACCACCGGCATTACCGTCAACCGCTGGAGCGACGACCGGGCACGCTATTTCTCGCGCGGCTTCGTGATCGGCTCCTTCCTGCAGGACGGCGTGCCCGTCTCGTATGAGACCGACACCGCCACCTACGACACCATGGCCATGTACGACCACGTGGAAGTGGTGCGCGGCCCCACGGGGCTGATGACGGGCGTGGGCGATCCATCGGGCACCATCAACTTCGTGCGCAAGCGCGCGCCGCGCAGCACCCAGCGCTCGGCCACGCTGCGCGGCGGCAGCTGGAACCAGGCAGTGGGTGAGGTCGATGTGGGCGGCGCCTTCAATGAGGACGGCACGGCGCGCGGGCGCGTCGTGGCCTCGCTGCAGTCGCGCGACCATTTCATCGACGGCTACAGCAGCAAGCGCCAGCTGCTGTACGGCACCGCCGAGTTCGACCTGGGCCGCGACACCACCCTGAGCGTGGGCGGCTCCTATGTCAACGAAGACAATCCCGGCTCGCAATGGATGGGCGTGCCCATGGGCTTCGATGGCTCCTTCCTCGACATTTCGCGGTCCAGGCGTTTCTCGCCGTCCTGGAGCAAATGGGACAAGAAGGAGGTCAGCCTCTTCGCCGACCTGGAGCACCGCTTCGACAGCGGCTGGAAGGCCAGGCTGGCCGCACGCGCCCTGCAGGCCAAGTCCGCGCTGGACGGGGCCTACCTGGTCTCGGGCGGCCTGGACGGCCAGGGCCGCACGCGCTACGACGTGGCCGGCGGCCTGTACGACTACGACAAGCGCCAGCTCAGCCTCGATGCTTCGGCCCAGGGCCCCGTGCGCCTGTTCGGCCGCGAGCATGACCTGGCCTTTGGCGTCAGCCGCCGCAGCATCCGCTGGAGCGACCAGGGCTACAGCTACCTGTCGCCCACGGGTGAATGGCTGATCGCCAATGGCGTCGATCCCTATACCTGGAACCCCGACTCGCTGGACCGCTCCGGCCTGCTGGCCGAAGACCTGTGGACGCGCCGCCAGAAGACCACGATGACTTCGGCCTACGCCACGGGCCGCTTCCTGCTGGCCGAGCCACTGAACCTGATCGCCGGCGCGCGCCTGGACTGGTACGACTTCACCAACGCCCAGCGCCAGGGCAGTTGGAGCCGGGAGCGCGAATTCAGCGAGAAGGCCCATGCCACGCCCTATGCGGCGCTGACCTATGACATCAACAAGACCTACTCGGCCTATGCCAGCTATACCAGCATCTTCCGGCCGCAGGATTTTCTGGATGTCTCGGGCAGCATGCTGGCGCCGGTGGAAGGCCGGAACTTCGAGCTGGGCCTCAAGGGCAGCTACCTGGACGAGCGCGTGAACCTGGCCGTTGCCGTGTTCAACACCGCGCAGGACAACCTGCCCCAGGCCATCGCGGACATCAACTCCTGCACGGTGAAGACCAATTGCTACCGCTCCGTGGGCAAGGTCAAGAGCAAGGGGCTGGACGTGGACATCAGCGGCGAGATCCTGCCACGCCTGAATGCCGGCTTTGGCTACACCTTCACCCAGGCCGAGATCGCCAGCGACAGCACCGAAGGCGCCAAGGGCGCTCCCTACGCCAGTTACACGCCGCGCCACCAGCTCAAGCTGTCGGCCATGTACCACCTGGGCGGCGGGCTGGGCGCATGGCGCGTGGGCGGCGGCCTGCGCTACCAGACCCGCACCACGTCCGAGTCGCTGACCAGCGCCGAGGGCTATGTCATCCGCCAGCCGGCCTATGCCGTCGCCGACCTGGTCATCGGCTATCGCGTGAACCGGCAGCTGGACCTGCAGATGAACGTCAGCAACCTGTTCGACCGCCGCTACTTCGAGACCCTGGGCACGAACAATGGCGGCAACTATTTCGGCGTGCCACGCAAGGTTCTGCTGACGGCCAAATACCAGTTCTGACCTGCCCATGAAAATGCCCCGCCAGTGGCGGGGCATGGAAAAAAGTGTGAAGCGCGCCGATAAGCCGGATTCTGTGCACAACGGTTGCCCGCCATGTGACCGCCATTAATCTTGGCCATCAGTCGCCCGATGGCTCGGTGCTACCTACCCGCACACTCCGGGGGCCCCGTCAACGTGTGCCTACTTGGTATTGCTGCGCGTAGAGATTGCCCGTTTCACCCTGGTTGGTCTGCCTTGCGGCACTCCTGCCAGACTCGTCTCTGTTGCTCTGATCCTCACCTCACGGTGGACAGCTGTTAGCTGCTACGCCGCCCTATGCAGTCCGGACGTTCCTCCAGTACGGCCTTTCGGCACTTGTACCAGCGGCGGTCTGGCGCACTTCACGGCGCGCATTATCCCGCGTTCAGAAAGAACTTGCACAGAACTCGCGCCTGAACTGCTCGGGCGGCAGGCCTGATTCGCGCTGGAACATGGCAATAAAGGCCGATGGCGTGCTGTAACCCAGGTCATAGGCGATCTGCTGCACGGTATGACCTGCCTCCAGCGCGTCGATGGCCTGCAGATAACGCATGCGCTGGCGCCATTCGCCCAGACTCATGCCCAGCTCACGCTGGCAGTGGCGGGCCAGGGTTCGTTCAGTCATGTGCACGGTTTCGGCCCATTCGGCCAGGCTGCGGTGGTCGTCGGGGCGCGCCTGCATGGCATCCAGCACCTGCACCAGCGCGGGATGCCGGGCCACGGGCAGAAAGCTCAGCTCCAGCGGCGTGGCTCGCAACTGGTCATGCACCACCCGGGCCAGCCGCAGGTCTGCGTCAGTCACCGGGATCTGCACGCCCCTGGCACCGAAGTCCGCGAGCACGGCTTTGACGATGGGTCCCAGCCGCATGCAGCCCGCCGTCTGCGGCAGGTCCGCACACAGATCAGGGGCCAGATAGACGGAACGGTACTGCACCGCATGCTGCAGATAGCAGCTGTGCACCACGCCTGGCGGAATCCACACCCCATGCTGCGGCGGACACAGGATATGGCCGCTGGGCACATCCATGCTCAGGCTGCCGTGGGCCGCATAGTTCAGATGTCCCCAGCGATGGCTGTGCGGCGGAGCCTCGCTGTGTTCGCCAAACTCGTCATAGCGGAAGTAATAGCTGCCAGGCACTTTGTCGGTGTCCAGTATCTGTACGGCATGGCGCTTGGCGACCTGTCCGGAAGTCGGGGCTGAGGCAGGCATGGGTTCGTCCGGCTTGAGTTATGAAATGTCTGAAATCAGCAATGCGCTTCAAATCCGTCAAGCGCATCATAAGCACCTCAAGGAGTTTCATATGGGTGCATACCTATTACCACTGGGCGCGGTGCTGATCTGGTCGGTCAACACCGTGGTCAGCAAGCTGGCCGCAGACAGCATCAGCGCGGCCGAGATCGGGTTCTTCCGCTGGCTGGTGGCCGCCGTGCTGTTCACGCCCTTCGTTCTGCCCTCGATCTGGCGCCAGCGCGCCGACATCAAGCCCCTACTGCCAAGGATCGTCGTTCTGGGCGTGCTGGGCATGGTCATCTACCAAAGCCTGGCCTATTACGCTGCCCACTTCACCACGGCCACGCATATGGGCATCATCGGCTCGCTCACGCCCATGCTGGTGCTGGCCCTGGCCGTGTTCATGCTGGGCCAACCGCTGACGCATGGCGGCATCTGGGGCTCATTGCTGGCGATTCTGGGAGTCGCGCTGGTGGTTTCATCGGGCCGGCTCAGCCATCTGGCATCCGAGGGCCTGAACCTGGGCGACGCCATGATGTTCCTGGCCATGCTGGCCTATGCGGTCTACAACATCCTGCTCAAGCGCTGGCCCATGCCGCGCCTGGCCACGGTGCAGCTGCTGTATCTGCAGGTGCTGGTTGCCGTGATCGTGCAGTTCCCGCTCTATCTCTTCTCGCCCAAGACCGGGCTTGACGCCGGCAATCTGCCGCTGGTCGGCTATGCCGGCATCATGGCCTCCATCGCCGCGCCGCTGCTGTGGATGAAGGCGGTGCAGACGCTGGGACCCGGGCGATCGAGCATGTTCTTCAATCTGATCCCGGTCTTCACCGCCCTGATCGCTGCATTCACGCTGAACGAGCCCCTGGCGGCCTACCACGCCGTGGGCGGCATCATGACGATTGCCGGTCTGCTGCTGGCCGAGCTGTGGAAGGCCCCGCTGCGCCCGCGGCCTGCCCTGACCTGCAGTGCTAAAGCAGCAGATTGAGAATCGCGTAGCTCATCAGCGACAGCAGACTCACCACGAACACCAGCATGACCCAGGGCCCCCAGCGCTGCTCGCGCCAGGAAAAACCAACCAGCAGGCCTACGCAACAGACCCCCAGCAGCACCAGAATTGTGTTGAACGTGAGCAAGAGCAGTCCTCCCTCAAACAGACTTTGCCCCATTGTTCCCGATTGCAGGCCCAAGGGGAAACACCATCTCCCCAGGGCTTGATGTGAATCAATCACCAGTCTCTGGCACCAGGCGCAGACCGGGGTTTTGAGCGGCCCGGCAGCGCGATCCGGTGCGGATGAATCCTAGGGTTTTCCCGCGCTTTATCGGTGCACGCCTGCCTCATGCCGGTGCAAAGCCCGCACCACCTCTGCTCATAAGAATTTGCATTCAGGGCCGCTCAGAATTTCTTGTTGGACAGCCTCTCGCTGCCTTTCGATACTGCCGCCACAGGAACACCGGCCCGCGCCGCACCCCATGTTCCAAGACACACAGGAGCGCCAGCAAAAGCGCCCCATGTGCCCGCTGCACTTTCGCATACAGGAGACTCCCCATGAGCAGCCCGGCTTCCGCCACCCACCCTCTTGCCGGCCATGCCGGTGCGCACGCGCACCCCGACATGGACGCCACCTACCGCAAGATCACCTGGCGCCTGATCCCCTTTCTGGTCTTTCTCTTTGTCCTGGCCTGGATAGACCGCGTCAACGTCGGCTTCGCCAAGCTGCAGATGCTGCAGGACCTGCAATTCAGCGAGGCCATCTACGGCCTGGGCGCCGGCATCTTCTTCATCGGCTACTTCCTGTTCGAAGTGCCCAGCAACCTGCTGCTGGAGAAGATCGGTGCACGCAAGACGCTGGCGCGCATCACCATCCTCTGGGGCGCGGCCTCCATGGCCATGGCCTATGTGACCACGCCCACCATGTTCTACGTGCTGCGCTTCATCCTGGGCGTGGTCGAGGCCGGCTTCTTCCCCGGCGTGGTGCTGTACCTCACCTACTGGTTCCCGGCCCGCCATCGCGCCCGTATCAACGGCCTGTTCATGACCTCGTTCGCCATCGCCGGTGCCGTGGGCGGCCCGATCGCGGGCGCCATCATGAACGGCATGCAGGACGTGGGCCATCTGGCCAACTGGCAATGGCTGTTCATTCTTGAAGGCATTCCCTCGGTGATCGCCGGCTTCTTCGTGCTGGCCTGGCTGCCCGAGAAGCCCGAGAACGCCAAGTGGCTGAGCGCCGCCGAGCAGCGCGCCGTCAGCGCCGCCGTGGCTCAGGAGAGCCAGCAAGGTCACAAGCAGCACTCCTTCGCCGACGCCTGCCGCAACTACCGCGTCTGGCTGTGCGCCGCCGTGTACTTCTGCATCGTCAGCGGCAACGCCACGATCGCCTTCTGGTCGCCGTCCATCATCAAGGAGATCGGCATCCAGAACAATCTGCAGATCGGTCTGATCTCGGCCATTCCCTTCCTGGCCGGCACGCTGGCCATGGTCTGGAACGGCATGCATTCGGACAAGACCGGCGAGCGCCGCATGCACAGCGCCATCGCCGCCTTGATCGCCGCCGCAGGCCTGATCCTGACCGGCATGTTCCTGCACAACGCCGTGCTGGCCCTGTGCGCGCTGACGCTGGCCTCCGTCGGCATCCTCGCCGCCTTCCCCGTGTTCTGGTCCATTCCATCGGCCTTTCTGGCCGGCACGGCAGCAGCAGGCGGCATTGCGCTGATCAACTCCGTTGGCAACCTGGCCGGCTTTGTGGCGCCCTACATGATCGGCGCGCTCAAGACCAGCACCGGCTCGCTGTCTTCGGGGCTGTACTTCGTGGCCGCGCTGGAGTTCCTCGCCGCCTTCCTGGTCGTGCTCTTCGTCAAGAAGCAGTGACCTCCTGACGCTGCCTGTGCAGCGCCGCCATGCGAGGCCCACGACCCCGCTCTCCCTTTCTTGAGATTTCCGCCATGCAACTGCAGTTCACCACCCCCGAAGGCCAGACCTTCGCCCCTGATTTCGACACGCTCATCGTCGCCGGCTGGGCCGGCCGCGACCGCGAGGCCATCGAACACCACATCGAAGAGCTGGCCGCCATCGGCATCCCCCGCCCCAGCGCCGTGCCGCTGTACTACCGCATCTCCAGCAACCAGCTGAGCCAGCGCAGCGCGCTGCAGGTGCTGGGCCCCGACTCCTCGGGCGAGGTCGAGGTCTTCGTGTTCACGCATGGCGGCGAAATGTTCGTGAGCCTGGCCTCCGACCACACCGACCGCAAGCTCGAAGCCTACAGCGTGGCCTTTTCCAAGCAGGCCTGCGTCAAGCCCGTGGCCACCCAGGCCTGGCGCTTTGCCGACGTGGCCGGCCACTGGGACGAGTTGGTCGTGCGCTCCTGGATCGTGGAAGACGGTCGCGAGGTGCTCTACCAGGAGGGCACGCTGGCCAGCCTGCGCACGCCCCAGGACCTGATTGCAGGCTTCACGGACGGCAAGCAATTGCTGCCCGAGGGCTGCGGCATGACCTGCGGCACGGTAGGCGCCATCGGCGGCATCCGCCCCTCGGCGCAGTTCACCATGGAGCTGTACGATCCCCGCAGCCAGCGCTCCATCCGCCACAGCTACCGCAGCAAACTGCTGGACGTTGTGGCCTGAGCCTTCCTCCAGCCCCCGGCCGTTTTCATCGACAGGATTTCCCATATGACCCAAGCCTTCCCTCTTTCCACCCTGGAGCAAGCATCGCAGCACCTGGGCTCCGGCCAGACCACCTCGGTGCAGCTGACCGAGCAGGCCCTGACCCGGGCCATGGCGGGGGAAGGCCCCAAGGTGTTCACGCGCGTCTTCCAGGGCTCGGCCCTGGCCGAAGCCCGCGCCAGCGACACGCTGCGCGCGGCGGGCCTGGCGCGCTCGCCCATCGAGGGGCTGCCTATCTCGGTCAAGGACCTGTTCGACATCGCGGGCTTCCCCACGCTGGGCGGCTCGCGCCTGTTGGCCGATGCGCCGCCCGCGCAGCGCACGGCCGAAGTGGTGCAGCGCCTGCGCCAGGCCGGCGCCGTCATCGTGGGCACGACCAACATGACGGAGTTCGCCTACTCGGGCCTGGGGATCAATCCGCACTACGGCACGCCGCGCAACCCCTGGCAGCGTGACGAGGACGGCGGCCGCATTCCGGGCGGCTCGTCCTCGGGCGCGGCCATCTCGGTCACCGATGGCATGGCCATGGCGGCCATCGGCTCGGACACGGGCGGCTCGGTGCGCATTCCCTCGGCGCTGTGCGGCCTCACGGGCTTCAAGCCCACGGCGCGCCGCGTGAGCATGGAAGGCGTGCTGCCGCTGTCGGCCAACCTGGACTCCATCGGCCCGCTGGCATCCAGCGTGCGCTGCTGCGCCACGCTGGATGCCATTCTTTCGGGCGAGCCGCTGGGCGAGCTGCAGGCCGCGTCGCTGCAGGGCCTGCGCCTGCTGGCCCCCACCAACGTGGTGCTGGACGGCATGGACGCCACCGTGGCCGCCGCCTGGGAGCGCGCGCTGTCCCTGCTCTCGCAGGCCGGCGCGCAGATCACGCATGCCGTGGTCGCGCCCTTCGGAGAGCTGCCCGGCATCAATGCCAAGGGCGGCTTCACGGCCGCCGAGGCCTGGGCCTGGCATCGCCACCACATCGCCACACGCCTGTCCGAATACGACCCGCGCGTGGGCACACGCATCCTGCGCGGCAAGGACATCAGCGCGGCCGACTACATCGACCTGCTGGCACGCCGCAAGCAGTGGATTGCCTCGGTCGGTGCCCAGATGGCCGACCACGACTTGCTGGTCATGCCCACCGTGCCCGTGGTCGCCCCCAAGATCGCCAACCTCGCGGCCAGCGACGACGCCTACTTCGGCGCCAACGGCCTGATCCTGCGCAACCCCACGCTGATCAACTTCCTCGACGGCTGCGCCATCTCCCTGCCCTGCCATCGCGCAGGCGAAGCGCCCGTGGGCCTGAGCCTGGCGGGACTGGGCGGGCAGGACCAGCGCCTGCTGTCCGTGGCGCTGGCCGTGGAGCAGCTGCTGGCTTCGGCGCAGGGCTGATCGCCGGGGCCCCGGACGGTCTAACCGCCCAGGCCGCTACCCGGCAGCCGCGCCACCGCCTGGCCGTGATTCAGCGCAAAGGCGGCGGCGGTCTCTTCGGCCGCGCGCGCCACCACTTCGGTCAAGGGGTTCTGGTGGTCATTGCGGTAGCAGGCCACAAGGGGCAGCGAGGGAAACTCGCGGTCCACGCGCAGCAGGCGCAGGCGTTGCTCGGCCAGCTCGCGCTGGATGATGGCCGGTGGCACGGCGGCCACGCCCAGGCCGTCGCAGACCACGCGGATCATGGTGGCCACCGAGGCAATGCAGTTCAGGTGCACCGAGGCAATGCCCTCGGACGAGAACAGCTGCTCGACCACCGCATAGGGTTCCGAGCCGCGCGCAAAGCACATGATGGGAAAGGCAGCCAGCTCGGCCAGGCTCAGCGTCTCGTCGCCAATGCCCAGCTTGGGGCTGCCCACCCAGGCCATGGGAAATTCACCCAACGACAAATGGCCCACGCCGGCCGCCGTCACGGGCTTGGCCTGCAGCGACAGGTCCAGCTGGCCCTTCACCAATTGCTCGGACATGTGCAGCGTGGTGTCGCAGGCAATCTCCACCTGCAGCCGCGGATAACGCTGCTGCAGCAGCGCGAGAAAGTCGGGGAACCAGCTGTGCACGATGGATTCGATGGCGCCGATGCGGATCACGCCCGCATAGGCCTGCTTGTCCAGCATGTCCTCGCGCATCTCGCGCATCAGCCTGAGCATGCGCTCGGCATGCACCAGGGCCTTGGCGCCGTCGGCCGTGAGCGTGACCTCGCGCACGCCGCGGTCGAACAGGCGCACGCCGAACTCCTGCTCCAGCGTGGCGATGCGGCTGGAGACGGCAGCCTGTGTGGTGAACAGCCGCTCGGCCGTCATGCGGAAGTTGCGCAGCTCGGCCAGCAGCACAAAGGT
This region of Comamonas thiooxydans genomic DNA includes:
- a CDS encoding DUF2848 domain-containing protein; this translates as MQLQFTTPEGQTFAPDFDTLIVAGWAGRDREAIEHHIEELAAIGIPRPSAVPLYYRISSNQLSQRSALQVLGPDSSGEVEVFVFTHGGEMFVSLASDHTDRKLEAYSVAFSKQACVKPVATQAWRFADVAGHWDELVVRSWIVEDGREVLYQEGTLASLRTPQDLIAGFTDGKQLLPEGCGMTCGTVGAIGGIRPSAQFTMELYDPRSQRSIRHSYRSKLLDVVA
- a CDS encoding amidase; translated protein: MTQAFPLSTLEQASQHLGSGQTTSVQLTEQALTRAMAGEGPKVFTRVFQGSALAEARASDTLRAAGLARSPIEGLPISVKDLFDIAGFPTLGGSRLLADAPPAQRTAEVVQRLRQAGAVIVGTTNMTEFAYSGLGINPHYGTPRNPWQRDEDGGRIPGGSSSGAAISVTDGMAMAAIGSDTGGSVRIPSALCGLTGFKPTARRVSMEGVLPLSANLDSIGPLASSVRCCATLDAILSGEPLGELQAASLQGLRLLAPTNVVLDGMDATVAAAWERALSLLSQAGAQITHAVVAPFGELPGINAKGGFTAAEAWAWHRHHIATRLSEYDPRVGTRILRGKDISAADYIDLLARRKQWIASVGAQMADHDLLVMPTVPVVAPKIANLAASDDAYFGANGLILRNPTLINFLDGCAISLPCHRAGEAPVGLSLAGLGGQDQRLLSVALAVEQLLASAQG
- a CDS encoding MFS transporter, which produces MSSPASATHPLAGHAGAHAHPDMDATYRKITWRLIPFLVFLFVLAWIDRVNVGFAKLQMLQDLQFSEAIYGLGAGIFFIGYFLFEVPSNLLLEKIGARKTLARITILWGAASMAMAYVTTPTMFYVLRFILGVVEAGFFPGVVLYLTYWFPARHRARINGLFMTSFAIAGAVGGPIAGAIMNGMQDVGHLANWQWLFILEGIPSVIAGFFVLAWLPEKPENAKWLSAAEQRAVSAAVAQESQQGHKQHSFADACRNYRVWLCAAVYFCIVSGNATIAFWSPSIIKEIGIQNNLQIGLISAIPFLAGTLAMVWNGMHSDKTGERRMHSAIAALIAAAGLILTGMFLHNAVLALCALTLASVGILAAFPVFWSIPSAFLAGTAAAGGIALINSVGNLAGFVAPYMIGALKTSTGSLSSGLYFVAALEFLAAFLVVLFVKKQ
- a CDS encoding helix-turn-helix domain-containing protein, translating into MPASAPTSGQVAKRHAVQILDTDKVPGSYYFRYDEFGEHSEAPPHSHRWGHLNYAAHGSLSMDVPSGHILCPPQHGVWIPPGVVHSCYLQHAVQYRSVYLAPDLCADLPQTAGCMRLGPIVKAVLADFGARGVQIPVTDADLRLARVVHDQLRATPLELSFLPVARHPALVQVLDAMQARPDDHRSLAEWAETVHMTERTLARHCQRELGMSLGEWRQRMRYLQAIDALEAGHTVQQIAYDLGYSTPSAFIAMFQRESGLPPEQFRREFCASSF
- a CDS encoding LysR family transcriptional regulator translates to MNLRFLETFVLLAELRNFRMTAERLFTTQAAVSSRIATLEQEFGVRLFDRGVREVTLTADGAKALVHAERMLRLMREMREDMLDKQAYAGVIRIGAIESIVHSWFPDFLALLQQRYPRLQVEIACDTTLHMSEQLVKGQLDLSLQAKPVTAAGVGHLSLGEFPMAWVGSPKLGIGDETLSLAELAAFPIMCFARGSEPYAVVEQLFSSEGIASVHLNCIASVATMIRVVCDGLGVAAVPPAIIQRELAEQRLRLLRVDREFPSLPLVACYRNDHQNPLTEVVARAAEETAAAFALNHGQAVARLPGSGLGG
- a CDS encoding DMT family transporter, producing MGAYLLPLGAVLIWSVNTVVSKLAADSISAAEIGFFRWLVAAVLFTPFVLPSIWRQRADIKPLLPRIVVLGVLGMVIYQSLAYYAAHFTTATHMGIIGSLTPMLVLALAVFMLGQPLTHGGIWGSLLAILGVALVVSSGRLSHLASEGLNLGDAMMFLAMLAYAVYNILLKRWPMPRLATVQLLYLQVLVAVIVQFPLYLFSPKTGLDAGNLPLVGYAGIMASIAAPLLWMKAVQTLGPGRSSMFFNLIPVFTALIAAFTLNEPLAAYHAVGGIMTIAGLLLAELWKAPLRPRPALTCSAKAAD
- a CDS encoding TonB-dependent siderophore receptor, which produces MSSSPSKPSRLARHHAVAATIALLALQLPTGAQAQAAPTPATSTDFHIPAQPLDQALTQLARQAGLQLLAAPELVQGRRAPAVEGRLSTAAAVARLLRGSGLEAYVRQGTLVVEKPAGTVALPEVTVSAVGETTTTEGSGSYTTGLMSTSTKLPLSIRETPQSLTVVTRQKMDDQGMLSIDDVANSTTGITVNRWSDDRARYFSRGFVIGSFLQDGVPVSYETDTATYDTMAMYDHVEVVRGPTGLMTGVGDPSGTINFVRKRAPRSTQRSATLRGGSWNQAVGEVDVGGAFNEDGTARGRVVASLQSRDHFIDGYSSKRQLLYGTAEFDLGRDTTLSVGGSYVNEDNPGSQWMGVPMGFDGSFLDISRSRRFSPSWSKWDKKEVSLFADLEHRFDSGWKARLAARALQAKSALDGAYLVSGGLDGQGRTRYDVAGGLYDYDKRQLSLDASAQGPVRLFGREHDLAFGVSRRSIRWSDQGYSYLSPTGEWLIANGVDPYTWNPDSLDRSGLLAEDLWTRRQKTTMTSAYATGRFLLAEPLNLIAGARLDWYDFTNAQRQGSWSREREFSEKAHATPYAALTYDINKTYSAYASYTSIFRPQDFLDVSGSMLAPVEGRNFELGLKGSYLDERVNLAVAVFNTAQDNLPQAIADINSCTVKTNCYRSVGKVKSKGLDVDISGEILPRLNAGFGYTFTQAEIASDSTEGAKGAPYASYTPRHQLKLSAMYHLGGGLGAWRVGGGLRYQTRTTSESLTSAEGYVIRQPAYAVADLVIGYRVNRQLDLQMNVSNLFDRRYFETLGTNNGGNYFGVPRKVLLTAKYQF